The following is a genomic window from Phragmitibacter flavus.
CCATCACCCTCGCCAACACCGCCACCAGCCCCACCGCCGCCGTCACCACCCTGACCTTCAGTGACGCCACCGACGCCTTCGAACGCTCCAACAACGCCACCCTTCTCGTCCGCACCTCCATCTCCGACCTCGGCGGCCCCTCCACTTCGCTGGCCACCCGCGTCACCTTTGCCTCCGGCATCGCCGACCAGCTCATCGGCAATGGCGCCATCGACCCGCTCACCATCACCGACACCGCCATCCTTCCTTTCGCCATCGGTGGCATTTCCGACGTCAACAACCCCGGCACCAGCTTCCTTACCATCGGCAACAATGGCCTCCGCATCCTGCTGGACACCGAATACGCCAACAATTACGCCACCGCCGCCAGCACCGATAACCTCAGCCTCAACACCACCGCCACCGCTCTCGCCACCGCCACCTTCAACGCCCTTCGCCTCGATACGACCACCGGCATCGTCGATCTCACGGGCGCCCCCGGCTCCACCCTCACCCTCACCAGCGGTGCCCTCCTCGTCAGCGGCGGAGCCACCGCCAATGGCAGCACCATCAGCGGTTTCGATCAAATCCTCGCTGGTGGGACCCCCGACGCCGTCCCTGATGAACTCATCATCTTCACCACCACCAGCAACGCCGCCCCCACCGCTGCCGTCACCACCATCAACTCCTCCATCGCCAACAACGGAGCCGCTCCCACCAGCCTCACCAAAACCGGCAACGGCACCCTCGTCCTCGGCGGCACCAACAGCTACACCGGCACCACCACCATCAACCAGGGACGCGTCGAATTCACCACCGACGCCAACCTCGGCACCGGCGGCCCCATTCGCATGGCTGGCGGCACCCTCGCCTGGACCGGAGCCAACACCACCGACATCTCCACCCGCGGCGTCCAACTCCTCGGACCCAGCTCATTCGTCATTCCCTTCCACGGCACCAGCGGCATCGCCGTCATCACCGGCAACACCTTTGATACCACCGGCAACACCGTCACCCTCACCCAGTCCATCGGACAAAATGGCAACGGCGGCCTCGTCAAAACCGGCACCGGCACCCTCAACCTCAACGGCGGCATTACCTACACCGGCAGCACCATCCTTCAACAAGGCACCCTCAACTTCTCCACCATTGCCGCCAACACCACCTCCGCCCTTCACCAGATCGGCACCACCGGAACCCTCAGTTCCACCATTGCCGACGGACTCCACACCGGCTCCGTCATCGTCGGCGGCGTCTTCGGTGCCCAATCCGGCAACCTCTCCGGCAACCTCACGGTCCAGGGCGGCGACGTCAACATCGGCAGCGGCCAGGATGGCCTCCTCCTCATCGCTTACAAAGACAACTCCGCCAGCGGGGGCTTCAACATCAAAGCCACCGCCAACTTCTCCGCCGCCGATTCTGTCACCGTCAACGTCGACCGCATCATCCTCGGCAGCAACGCCACCTCCGGCAGCGCTTCCGGCACCGACGGCAACCTTCTGCTCTCCACCAGCGGCCCCAACCACCTCACCGCCTCCCGCATTCACCTCGCCGACTCCCCCGGTCCCGGCAACAACGCCACAGGCGACACCTCCAGCATCATCCTCGGTGACGCCGACAACACCATTCACGCCGACATGATCCTCATCGGCGGACGCAAAGCACGCGGCGAAATCACCGGCGATACCGGCACCTTCACCCTCCGCTCCCAGGACGGCCATGGCGGTGCCAACGTCTACCTCGCCGACAACGATGTCTCCACCGGCACCATCGCCAATGGCGTCCTCAACCTCAACGGCATGCAGGTGAACGCCATCATCAATACCCTCAACCTCGCCCGCCATCACTCAGGTGCAGGCGGTGCCAACGCCACTCTCAGCTACAACCTTGGCATCATCAAAGCCACCACCATCGAGATGGCCATCACCGACTTCCGCGGCAGCTCAACTTCCGACGGCAGCACTGATGCCACCATCAACCACGGCGGCACCGCTACTATGCAATTCCAGACCCTCAGCAAAGGCAACGGCGACGCCGTCTACAACTGGCAGGGCGGCACCATCCAAAACCTCGCCAACGACAACCTCACCAATCAAAACGTCACCATCACCTTCAACGGAACCGGTTCCGCCACCGACCCCACCCTGCGCACCTTCACCGTCGACGAAAACCAGACCGCCACCTTCCAGGCCGATGCCGAATTTGCCGGCGCAGGCTCCTTCACCAAAAATGGCGAAGGCGACCTCAACCTTCTCGGCACCAACATCAACACCGGCAACGTCCACATTGCCCAGGGCACCCTATCCCTCGAAGAAAGCGGCTCCATGAACGACGCCGCCTGGTTCAACATCGCCACCGACGCCACCCTCAAAGTCGCCGACCGCACCACTTCCTCCTACGCCAGCGACGCCGTCATCTCCGGCACCGGCACCATCGACGCCACCGACGGAACCTTCACCGTTGGCAGCAACATCGGCACCATCAATACCGTCGGCTCCCTCCGTCCCGGCGCTTCCAGCACCAACCACAGTCTCGCCAGTGCCACCACCGTCGGCGACCTCACCGGTTCCCTTACCATCCAAGGCAACCTCGTCCTCGAAGGCGACGCCCTTCCTCTGGAACGAGCCGTCCTGCAACTCGCCAGCAGCAACCGCAACGCCTCTTCCTCCCTCGGCAACTACGCCAACATCGCCGCCTGGGTCGACAACATCGACACCGACTTCGCCAGCTTCATGGAAGGCAGCGGCGGCAATCACGACTTCATCGACATCAACGGCGACCTCACCCTCAATCTCAACGGAGGCATCACGGTGGAAACCCTCAACGGCTACACCGGCGTCTTTGGCGATGTCTTCAACCTCCTCGACTGGGTCGACCTCAACAACAACGGCTTTACCATGGGCGAACGCTACCGTCTCGGCACCGAGACCGGACTCGATCTCGTCCTCCCCACCCTCGCCGCCTCCTATCAATGGGACACCAGCCTCTTCGCCACTCACGGCGTCCTTGTCGTCGTCCCTGAACCCACCCGGACCACCCTGCTGACCGCCGCGTTTGCCTTCCTTCTCCTCCAACGCCGCCGCAAACAAAAGTAGAAGGTCCGTCCCGGGCCTTTCCTACTTCCTCAAGGCTCGAGACGAGCATTCTACTTTCCACACACGACCTCCCCCTTGCCTCTCATGCCAAAATTCACCCTCTGCATCAGCACCGCCCTCATCCTCTGCGGCACCCTCCACCCGCTTCACTCCGCTGATCGTTATTGGGGCGGCAATGCCAGTGGCTCATTGCAGGATCTCGCGAACTGGTGGCAGGATGCCAATGAAACCAGCGCCGCTGCCGCCATCCCGGGAGCCGCCGACCTCGCCATTTTCAATACCTCTCTCTTTGGCGCACCCGACAACGTCATCAGCACCCTCGGAGCCAACACCTCCCTCCAAGGCATGTTGTTCAACGGTGCCTCCACCTCCGCCATTACCCTCGGCACCCTAAACGACTTCACCCTCACCCTCGGTTCCGCTGGCATCACCCAACAGACTGGCGCCGCCGCCGTCGCGATCAACTCCAACATCATCGTCGGAGCAGTTCAATCTTGGAACAACCAAAGCCTCGACGCCCTCACCATCGCCGGCAACGTCGCCCTCAACAACAACCTCACCCTCAGCGGCACCGGTCCCATCTCCATCACCGGCCCCATCACCACTTCAGGCAATCGCACCCTCACTGTTAGCAATACCGGCGATGTCAGCATCGGCAGCTTCATCAACACCGGCACCTTCACCTTCAACGTCGGCACCGACTCCAGCCTTGATGCCAACGGCGTCCTCTCAGGCTCCGGTGCCATCGAAAAAAACGGTGCCGGCACCCTGTTCTTCAACAATGCCAACACCAATACCGGTAACCTGCGCATCCGCGACGGCACCGTTTACGCCACTCAATCCAACATCGGCGGACTTCAGCTCATCTTCGGCGCCAATGCCAGCACCATCGGCACCGATGGCCCCGGCACCCTCACCCTCGACAACAACAGCGCCGTCGAATTCAAACTCGGCAACACCGTTTTCGTCCACCTCACCAGCGACGGCGGCCTCATCAACAGTGACGGCGGTGGTGCCGCCACCCCCTTCGTTTCCTTGAACGCCACACGCACCTTCATGATCCGCGACGCCGCGCCCGACGTGGACCTGCGCGTCAGTGTCGGCATTGCCAACGGCACCGCCGCATCCGGCATCAACAAACGCTCCACCGGCACCCTGCTCCTCGAAGGTGTCAACACCTACACCGGAGTGACCAGCGTCGACCGCGGCAAGCTCATCCTCGACTATCAGTTGAACAACGACGACAACAAACTCAGCAACTCCACCGCCACCAACCTGCGCGGCGGCACTTTGGAACTCCGCAGTCACAACACCAACGCCACTTCGGAAACCGTTGGCTCCATGGGTATCGGCCCCGGTGCCAGCACCCTCAACCTTGTCAGTGTCAACGGCCAAACCCTCGACCTCAACGTCACCGGCAACCTCACCCGCGCCGCCAACACCGGCGTCGTCAACCTGGTCACCGCCACCCCCGCCCTCGCCCACCTCAACGTCACCGGGGCTGGCACAGTGAACAATACCTCCGGCTTCCTCGGCGGGTGGTTCACCTACAACGGCAACCGTTGGGCTACACGACAAGGCAACGAAATCGTCGCCCTCGCCGGCACCCTTCAAAACGACAAATCCCTCTGGACCAACACCGACAACATCATCGTCAACACCCCCACCACCGGCAGCCTCAACACCCCGGAAATCGCCTCCCTCATCCTCGACAACCCCGCAGGTGGCATCGTCGCCCTAGACAATCACGCGTCCGCCCTCACCCTCAGCCAATCCTCGCTGCTCGTTTCCTCCAACACCACTTCCGACGTCACCCTCTCAGGTGGCCAGTTGATGACCAAAAACGCCGCCTTCAACGCCTCCAATGAACTCATCATCACCAACCTCTCCGCCGCCACCTTCAACCTC
Proteins encoded in this region:
- a CDS encoding beta strand repeat-containing protein, with translation MNNPRTSRHRFLALLVIFGLAASPSLPAIDYFWQGTTDSNFTTVENWRTEITGATAGAVPTGTDIAHFNADGLVNAFTSLGANRALQGISFNSNSATPITIGTLNDFILSLGSSGIDVLSGAGAHTINSALTLTATQTWNNVSADPAPFTIAGNFTTGTNTLNLTGTNGFTVSGATNVNGVTTLNNTGSGTLLLSGPITLGNTLSLNGTGDINLSGTTTLGASRVINVENTGGVSLGNITNSATATVSINAFDTAAPEVNGVISNGTGSTSVTLNNLSGATGTIDFNAANSFTGTLIIVQGQLNVNASNLANTSINLGATNTNGVGQTATLNLAAGTNYRIGTVTQQANSAGGIISGGAGATLSLDTANRTLNIGKTTSTGPDLLIGVGIVNGGTTGRALTKDGTGTVQFDGVNTFTGTFSVRNGTVIQNASQTASGALTMGGIADVTPVLTINNGVTYRLGGTLSQSSTGNGGIINGNGTLGLFSNRTFSIGDAASAPIDLLISTSITDGDATARNITKTGAGTLSMQGANSYSGSTSLFNGTLILDYSFNNTDSRLHDSAALAMQGGRLELQGNDTGPTIETTGTTTINSGSNTIALVDDGHAVDLYLASLTRTALSTTTGIATGVVNFQLSDPTLTTITAAAGTANNANGFLGGWATHNGNRWATKNVDNQIVAYTGITKNDKTTWAANDDIVVTSPPTGILSAPAVSTLILDNNASTTLDLDNNARSLTLTNNALLVGSTAGANDTTLNGSQIIGHLIPSGVTEMIITNQSPGVFTLNATLGSATSLVGNSLSVVYGGPGLIHLTGTNFNLGTTTIHGNVQVSGGNALADYSTLTLGSASSSLSLNNSSETIGTLSSPTTQTASIDLGTSGHLTINQRNDATYNGTFTGGGTITKAGNNRLSLSSSNLSGFTGNVEVLGGNLELNMDTSGFSAISSLLLRGGTALIAQNGSASRDKIANTATIILEGTTANGLRIASNQNGGRTETAGKLELSAGANTITLANTATSPTAAVTTLTFSDATDAFERSNNATLLVRTSISDLGGPSTSLATRVTFASGIADQLIGNGAIDPLTITDTAILPFAIGGISDVNNPGTSFLTIGNNGLRILLDTEYANNYATAASTDNLSLNTTATALATATFNALRLDTTTGIVDLTGAPGSTLTLTSGALLVSGGATANGSTISGFDQILAGGTPDAVPDELIIFTTTSNAAPTAAVTTINSSIANNGAAPTSLTKTGNGTLVLGGTNSYTGTTTINQGRVEFTTDANLGTGGPIRMAGGTLAWTGANTTDISTRGVQLLGPSSFVIPFHGTSGIAVITGNTFDTTGNTVTLTQSIGQNGNGGLVKTGTGTLNLNGGITYTGSTILQQGTLNFSTIAANTTSALHQIGTTGTLSSTIADGLHTGSVIVGGVFGAQSGNLSGNLTVQGGDVNIGSGQDGLLLIAYKDNSASGGFNIKATANFSAADSVTVNVDRIILGSNATSGSASGTDGNLLLSTSGPNHLTASRIHLADSPGPGNNATGDTSSIILGDADNTIHADMILIGGRKARGEITGDTGTFTLRSQDGHGGANVYLADNDVSTGTIANGVLNLNGMQVNAIINTLNLARHHSGAGGANATLSYNLGIIKATTIEMAITDFRGSSTSDGSTDATINHGGTATMQFQTLSKGNGDAVYNWQGGTIQNLANDNLTNQNVTITFNGTGSATDPTLRTFTVDENQTATFQADAEFAGAGSFTKNGEGDLNLLGTNINTGNVHIAQGTLSLEESGSMNDAAWFNIATDATLKVADRTTSSYASDAVISGTGTIDATDGTFTVGSNIGTINTVGSLRPGASSTNHSLASATTVGDLTGSLTIQGNLVLEGDALPLERAVLQLASSNRNASSSLGNYANIAAWVDNIDTDFASFMEGSGGNHDFIDINGDLTLNLNGGITVETLNGYTGVFGDVFNLLDWVDLNNNGFTMGERYRLGTETGLDLVLPTLAASYQWDTSLFATHGVLVVVPEPTRTTLLTAAFAFLLLQRRRKQK